CGAGATTCCCGGGCATTCCTCGGGCCATGTCGTCTTCATTTGGCAATCCGGCGCGCCGCAGGTGGTTTTCGGCGGCGACGTGCTATTCGCGGGCAGCGTCGGCCGAACCGATGAGATGGTCGGCGGCAGCTTCGCCCAATTGGCTCGCGGCATCCGCGAGAAACTCTTCACGCTTCCCGACGACACGATCGTGCTCCCCGGCCACGGCCCGGCCACGACGATCGGCGAGGAGAAGAGGAGCAATCCATTTGTTGGAAAAGGGTCCGGAGGTTAGACGCCAGAGGCCGGGAAATCGGAGTAAAACACGCCGTGCGTGCCACAATCAATAGGCGCCGCGAATGTGTTCCGCCACTTGGCGGTCGTACCACGTGCGCAACCGTTTGTGCAAATCGGGGCTGAGCGGCGGGAGGTCGCTGGAGGCAGCGTTTTCGCGGGCTTGCAGCGCGTTTTTCGCGCCAGGAATGAGGACGCTGACGGCGTCGAAGTCAAGGCACCACCTCAAGGCCATCTGAGGCAGCGTCATTCCGTTGGGCACGAGCGGCTTGAGCGCGTCGGTCAACTCAACCCCTTTCTCGAATGGCAGGCCGGCAAAAGTCTCACCGACGTTGAATTTCTCCCCGTCGCGATTGTAGTTGCGATGGTCGCGCGCATCGAATTTCGTGCGGCGCGTGAACTTGCCGGAAAGTAACCCGCTGGCCAGAGGCAAGCGCACGATGATGGCGACTCCCTGCCGCTTCGCCCGCTCGAAGATCGTCGAGATGGGCTTCTGACGGAATATGTTGAAGATGATTTGCAGCGCGCCTAGATCGGGCTGCTCCAGACAGATCAGCGCTTCATCCATCGATTCGACGCTCGCGCCGAACTGCTTGATCTTGCCTTCGCGCTTGAGCGCGCGCAGCGCCTCGAACACCTCGCCGCGGCGCAGCTCGCCGGCGGGGACACAGTGCAACTGCTCCAAATCGAGCGCCTCGACGCCCAGCCGCTTGAGCGAGGCCTCGGCGTGCTTGCGAATCATGGCGGTCTTGAAGTTATCGGGCCAACCCGGCGTGGGCCCGCGGCCGAGTTTCGTGGCGACGAAGATCTTGTCGGCCATCCGAGATTGTTTGAGGAACCGGCCGATCAGCGATTCGCTGCGGCCGAGGCCGTAGATATCGGCCGTATCGAAGAACGTAACGCCCTCATCGACCGAGGCGGCCAGGATGGCGAGCGCCTCATCATCCGACACTTCGGCGCCCCAATCGCCGCCAAATTGCCAAGTGCCGACGCCGATTTCTGAAACAGTTACGCCGCTGCCGCCGAAGTTTCGCTGCTGCATGGTGATTGATTCCTTGATGCGTTCGGTAGGGGTTATAAACCCTCTTCTTTTTGGCGCGGACCAGGACTGGCGCAGGCTTCACTGCCAATTCCCCTCACCCCAACCCTCTCCCAGAGGGAGAGGGAGCGGCGCAGCAGTATCGTCGGCTACGGATACGCGGCGGCTAACCGTCCTCTTCCTTCGTACTTTGTACTTCGTACCTCGTACTTCCGTTCTGCTCTTCCGCCGGCATGGCCGGAAGTTCGAGGATGAATCGGCTTCCTTCGCCGGGACGGCTTTCAACGAGGATCCGCCCGCCGTGTTCTTTCAGAATCTTCTGGCTTACGGCCAGGCCCAGACCGGTGCCGCGCGAACCCTTGCTGGAAAAGAAAGGGTTGAAAATCTGCTGCAAGTTTTCCGGGGGAATGCCCGTGCCGTTGTCTTCCACGATCACCTGCACGACGCCGTCGCCGGTTAGTTGCCTGGTGCGGATCGTAACGATCGAGTCCTCGCGCTCGTCGCAGGCATCGAGCGCGTTGGTCACGATATTGAGCGCCGCCCGATGGATGCCCTCGGCATCGAAGGTGAGCGGAGGAATTTCAGCGTCCGGCTCGAAGCGCAGGGCGACCTTCATCTCCTCGGCGCGGGCGCGGATCAAATCGACCACGTCAGTCACGACGGCGTTCAAGTCGGCGGCGGCGAAGTCCGGCTCGCGGTCCTTGCTGAAGGTGAGCATGTCGAGCACCAGAGACGAAATCCGCCGCTGGTTTCTCTCGACGATATGCCAGCCTTTGCCAACCACTTGCTCATCGTGCTCCGCGAGCCCCATTTCGATCAGATAGCTGCCGCCGCGGATCCCTTGCAGGATGTTCTTGATGTGGTGCGAGAGGCTGGCGATGGTTTGGCCGACGGCCGCCAGCCGTTCGGATTGCACCATTGCCGAGTAGTACTTCGTGTCCTCGACCGCCAAGGCCGCCTGATGGCCGATCGCGACCATCAACTGGAGATGCTCTTCGGTGAATCGATTGCCGCCGCGGTCGATGACGCGCGTGGCCGGGGTCAAGGTGTCGATGTAAATCACCCCGACGATGTCGTACCGCCCCTGCATCGGAACGCAGATCGCCTCACGCACACCCATTCGCACGATGCTGTTGGCCGCATCGAAGCGATCATCTTGCCGGGCGTCGCTGGTAAGCACTCCCTCGCGGCGCTCGAGCACGTAGTCGAGGATCGTTTGGCTGATCGAAATCTTGTCGCCGGGGTGCAATGCCTTGCGATCGCGGCGAACTTTGGGTTGCAGCTCTTTGGTCTCCGGATCGACCAGCATGATGCAGCCGCGATCCGCCTCGACCCATTCGAAGATCAACTGCATGATCCGCCCGAGAAGCTGATCGATGTCGAGCGTGTGGCTCACCGCCAAGGCCGTGCGATACATCACCTGCAGATTGCTGCGGGCCCGGGCGAGCCAGAGGGCATCGGATTTGTCGGGCGGGGCGGCGAAGATGCGGCTCCCTTCCTGTTGGCTGATCGAGTGGACGATTCGCGATGGGTCGGTTTGGCGATCGACGGAGAAGATATCGATCTTCGCCCCGAGGCTGGACGAGGGGGCCTCGCTCGGGCCGGTGAAGAGCATCACCGTGCGGCCGATCTGGAGCTGGTCGCCGCTGGTCAGCTCGCGGCGCTCGATCCGTTCGTTGTTGACGAACGTGCCGTTCGAGCTGCCCATGTCGGAGACGACGAACAGATTGCCCGTGTGGCGAATCTCGGCATGATGGCGCGAGACCTCGGTATCGTGCAGTTGGATTCGATTGCCGGCCTCGCGTCCCAGTGGGAACGTGGCGGAGTCGGAATCCAACTCGAACCGGGTCCCCTGATCCCGGCCTTGAATGACGAACAGCGACGCCACGGCAGAACCGCCTCCCGACACAATCGGTCACGAGCCCAATGCGAAAAGCGCTCCGCTCGCGGGGGACGGCTCTGCCAGTGTATTCCTCACGCTCCGCGTGAGGACGTTTCCTCACGCGGAGCGTGAGGAGTACACTGAGCCGGTTCGCGGCCCGCGCGGAGCAACTGCTCGATTTTAAGGATCAGCGGTTGGTAATGATAGGGTTTGGCGACAAACTGGCGCGGCGGCGCGGCCGTCTCCCGCCGCGCGCTACCCAACAGTACCACCGGCGTTTCGCCGCCATGTGCCAACGCGGCGAAATCGTTCGGCCGCGGGCCGTCGTGGGTCGAAGCCAATTCGAGGTCCAGCACGATCAGATCGGGGCGATGCTTTCGCGCCAGCGCCAGGCCGTCGTCGGCCCGCGCCGCCTCGAAAATCCGCATCCCGCGCCTCTCCAGTGCCGTCCTTAATACTTCCCTGGCTTCGTTCGATCGATCGACGATCAATACACTCGATCTGGGGACCAACAGCGCACCTCCATGTACGCCCCCTGAGAACTTCCCCACGCAAACGACGACCCAAATAGCTCTCGCCGCGGCAATCCATTGCCAGCGGCGAAGGGAGCAAAGAATATCGAGCGGGCCGCTTTGAGTCAAAAGCAAATGATCATCTGGCGGGCCAGGTCACGCTTAACTCGATTCGTAACCGTTCGCCCATCTTTACGTTCTTAAACATCCGTGCTTTTCCGGGCACGGGGACGCCCACATCGAATCGCTCAACGCGGCATTCGACATCAAGGCTCGGCTTTGACAGCATGGGCGATGCCATGGTGGCCGCGAGCATCAATAGATTGAGGAACATACGAACCGCCTCCAATGGGAAAGAGAGAACTGCGGAGCGAGATCGTACTGAACGGCCGCACGCGCTTCAAGCCTGGGCTACGTAAATGACGCTGTTCGCAAACCTCCCTATCGCAAAACTCAGTTCTGCTTCTATAATCGCCGAGACGCCCAATTCCGATGTCGCTCCGCGGGAAAGGCATGCGAAACACTCGATGGCTGCTAGCAAGACTCAAACCAATCTCGCAAAGACTCATCCGGCAAGCCCGGTTGCGGCCGGCACGCCGGGCAAGAGCCGCATTCTGATTGCCGACGACAATCCGCAGAACGTCGAATTGCTGGAGGCCTTTTTGGGCGATGTGGATTGCGAGATCGCCGTGGCCGTCGATGGCCGTGACACGCTCGACAAGGTCGCCAGTTTTCAGCCCGATCTGATTCTGCTCGACGTGATGATGCCCAAGCTGAGCGGCTTCGAAGTCTGCAAGAAGCTCAAGCAAGACCCGGCGACTCGCGGCATCATGATCCTGATGGTCACCGCGCTCAATGAATTGGGCGACATCGAACGGGCCGTCGATTCGGGGACCGACGACTTTCTCAGCAAGCCGGTTAACAAGGTCGAGCTGGTCAAGCGCGTCGAGAATATGCTTAAGCTCCGCCACGTGACCGACGAGCTGGAGCGGCTGCGGCGCTATATCCAAGGGATGGAAGACGACACGGGGCCGAGGAAATGACGAATGACTAATGACGAATGTCTAAAGAATGACGAAGCACGAATGACGAATTGCGAGCGAAGGTAACCATTGGTCTCGGCACGACGTTGATCCATTCGAGCTTCGTCATTAGTGCTTCCTTAGACATTCGTCATTAGTCATTCGTCATTTCAATCATGGAAACCTCTCTTCACCGCGAACTCAAGCGGCTCTATGCCGGCGAGGCCGCGCAATTGGAGGTCCGGCTGGCCGGCTATCGGATCGACGCGGTGGTGGATGGCGAGCTGATCGAGGTGCAGCACGGCCCGCTCACCGCGATCCGCGACAAAGTGCGGCGGTTGCTCGAAGCGCATCGCGTGCGGGTGGTCAAGCCGGTCGTTGCCCGCAAGATGCTGATCTATCGGCGGCGGAAAGCGGGCCGAGTCGCGCGGCGCCGGTTGAGTCCCAAGCGCGGCGGGGTGCTCGATTTGTTTGACGAGCTGATCCATTTCACTCGCGTCTTCCCGCATCCGCGGCTGACGCTTGAAGTGCCGCTGGTGGAGATCGAAGAGTGGCGCTACCCCGGCCACGGCCGCCGCCGCTGGCGCCGCGACAGCGATTTTCAGGTCGAAGATCAGAAGCTCATCGCAATCCAATCGCTGTGCCGGCTGCAAACGATCGGCGATCTCGCGGCCCTGATCGCCTGCCCCTTGCCGTCGCCATTTCACACGGCCCATCTCGCCGCGGGCCTCGACATCCCCCGCTGGTCCGCCCAGCGCATCGCCTATTGCATGCACCGCATGGGAGCGATCCATCAAGTTGGCAAGCAGCGCAACGCCTGGCTGTATTGCTGGAACGAAGCAGCTTTTTCGACAGGATTGACAAGATTAACAGGATGAATGGGAAGATGCCGCTTGCGAGTCGTCGCCGGCGCGGTTTTCGTCATTCGAGCTTCGTCATTCTTTAGACATTCCAGCTTCGACATTCGACGTTGATCCAGTCACTGCGCATAAAAAGACCCTCGCGCGATCGCAAGGGTCATTTTCGTCAGGAAGCGAGGACTAATCTAGGAACCCGATCAACTCCTGGCTTCTGCTCGGTTGCTGGAGCTTGCGGACGGCCTTGGCTTCGATCTGGCGGATGCGCTCGCGCGTGACCTTGAAGATGTGGCCGACTTCTTCCAGCGTGTAGCTGTAGCCGTCTCCCAGGCCGTAGCGGAGCTTGATGATCTCGCGCTCGCGGTAGCTGA
The genomic region above belongs to Pirellulales bacterium and contains:
- a CDS encoding aldo/keto reductase, coding for MQQRNFGGSGVTVSEIGVGTWQFGGDWGAEVSDDEALAILAASVDEGVTFFDTADIYGLGRSESLIGRFLKQSRMADKIFVATKLGRGPTPGWPDNFKTAMIRKHAEASLKRLGVEALDLEQLHCVPAGELRRGEVFEALRALKREGKIKQFGASVESMDEALICLEQPDLGALQIIFNIFRQKPISTIFERAKRQGVAIIVRLPLASGLLSGKFTRRTKFDARDHRNYNRDGEKFNVGETFAGLPFEKGVELTDALKPLVPNGMTLPQMALRWCLDFDAVSVLIPGAKNALQARENAASSDLPPLSPDLHKRLRTWYDRQVAEHIRGAY
- a CDS encoding ATP-binding protein: MASLFVIQGRDQGTRFELDSDSATFPLGREAGNRIQLHDTEVSRHHAEIRHTGNLFVVSDMGSSNGTFVNNERIERRELTSGDQLQIGRTVMLFTGPSEAPSSSLGAKIDIFSVDRQTDPSRIVHSISQQEGSRIFAAPPDKSDALWLARARSNLQVMYRTALAVSHTLDIDQLLGRIMQLIFEWVEADRGCIMLVDPETKELQPKVRRDRKALHPGDKISISQTILDYVLERREGVLTSDARQDDRFDAANSIVRMGVREAICVPMQGRYDIVGVIYIDTLTPATRVIDRGGNRFTEEHLQLMVAIGHQAALAVEDTKYYSAMVQSERLAAVGQTIASLSHHIKNILQGIRGGSYLIEMGLAEHDEQVVGKGWHIVERNQRRISSLVLDMLTFSKDREPDFAAADLNAVVTDVVDLIRARAEEMKVALRFEPDAEIPPLTFDAEGIHRAALNIVTNALDACDEREDSIVTIRTRQLTGDGVVQVIVEDNGTGIPPENLQQIFNPFFSSKGSRGTGLGLAVSQKILKEHGGRILVESRPGEGSRFILELPAMPAEEQNGSTRYEVQSTKEEDG
- a CDS encoding response regulator, yielding MGKFSGGVHGGALLVPRSSVLIVDRSNEAREVLRTALERRGMRIFEAARADDGLALARKHRPDLIVLDLELASTHDGPRPNDFAALAHGGETPVVLLGSARRETAAPPRQFVAKPYHYQPLILKIEQLLRAGREPAQCTPHAPREETSSRGA
- a CDS encoding response regulator; its protein translation is MAASKTQTNLAKTHPASPVAAGTPGKSRILIADDNPQNVELLEAFLGDVDCEIAVAVDGRDTLDKVASFQPDLILLDVMMPKLSGFEVCKKLKQDPATRGIMILMVTALNELGDIERAVDSGTDDFLSKPVNKVELVKRVENMLKLRHVTDELERLRRYIQGMEDDTGPRK